AGTGTACAGACGGATCCTGCTGAGCAGCGGTTTTAAATCAAGCTCGGTGGTGATCATGAGCGCGGATGAAAGACGTCGTTATCGTACTGGCGATCTAAGGCTTATATATCCGGTGATAGTCCACCAGCCCCGACCCCTTCACTTGAACCCTTACCGATCCATTGTCTGACAGGGATAAAATGTGTTGAATGCCTCGTTCCCCATCTTACGGCACAGTTATACTACTCCCTGGAATGTACTGATACGGGATCCGGGCAAACCAAACATTATCTTTTCCCCTTGCTGACAACTTAGTTCGGATGGTATTAATCTGATCCTAGATTCACTAAGGCACGTCGATGACTATCAAGCTGGATGTCTGAAAAGGTCAGATAAGCGATACGCGATACGTGGTCACGGCTAACGGTAAATTCTTTCACTGGGATTCAAAAATTAAGCTGTATTCGTCTCATATCATGGGGTATCTTCCACTTGACATAGTACAAATGCAGTCTATCATTGTTGAATCACGTGCGGTTCGGAAACTAGTTCCATGTTCTTTTCCCGCTTATGGTAAGGATCTGATGTTGTGGATAGAGTACAGCGACAAAGTACGCTGTGGTACCCAATACATGGCGTATCCAGGTCTGGTTACTGGCCACCCATGGCTTCATTCAACCCTGCGCCCCGCGCTAACTGTCTCTtaacaccaccaccatcacaaTACTGCAACCGCATTTCCCACTTCCATACCATTCAGCATGGCTCCAGGCTCTATTGCTGAGCTCATGACGTACGTTGGCTACTTTTCCCTGAGGCGGTGATAATTATGTTGACTAAGTGCCCTCCAGAGACGAGGAGTATAAGCTGAAAGTGGAGCTTTCGGTCGAGCCTGTTGTGGTCACTTTCCTTTCCACTGTGGACGATAAGTGCGGGGCTGTAGCCTCGAATATTGAGGAGCTGAGCGGCGAGTTCACAACCATCAAGTTCTACTATGTCGACGTCGGAAAGCACGCCATGCTCTCCAGAGCCCTTTCCAACAGAGAATTGCCTATCGTCGTCTTTGTTAAAAATGGCACAGACTTTTTGAGCCTAACCTCAGATGTTTCCCTTTCAAGTATTCGGGAAGGTCTCCAAGCACTCCAGACAGAATATTGTAAACCCCTTGCACTCCATCGCTAGGTAGGCACGTTCTTATTCCCGAACACTTATTTCCAACAAGCCTGGGAGCTGGTCCACATATGGCACTGTACTACTTATACTAACGGATGGTCCCTTCGCAGGAAAACTTGGTAAGGAGTGGTTGTGCGCCCATCAGGGACGGGAGACGACTAACTGTCCGCAATGAGCCGTCGTTTCACATACCATTTTGTCCACCTCCTGTACTCATGCGCTTTATCACCGCCCTCCAAATGTATCCCGAAAGTATAGCTACCAAGCAAACAGAGCTCTATCTGTCAAGAAGCCTGTCCACGCTCCGGGGCGTTCTCTGCTTACTACCGAATGACTTCGATGACGAGGTACGTAAAACTGGATGCAGCAAAAATGGGTGTCATTGTCAGGGACGGGCTTCGCAACGGTTGACCGATTATTCGCACATCCTTGGTAGAGACGGCGATTCGTAAAGCTCCCAGGAGAACGGGAAGACTGGAGTCAGGTATTGTGGACAGTGGAACGTCGAATATACTGCAACCAAAAAGCACCGCTGATGTTGCAAGTCCTTTCCATTCATCGCGATGGGCCGGTAGTGAACTATGAATTTGCGGAGCCATGCTGATCTGCATACCATTTTGAGTAGGACCTCTGCTTAGACAAGTTTGTTGTGCTCATCCTCACCGCCGAAGTCCAGTGCTCACGAGCCAGTTTGCCAAGCATCACGTGACATTAACCACTTACTATTTACTAGTGCACCTCAGCGTATCCACATGATCGCTGTGGAACCAGTGGTGTACTGGAAACAGAAACAGGAAACAAGTCAATGTTTACTCAAGCTCTTGACATAGTAGCGTAACCGTTTACCCTTCCACAAATTTCACTTCCAGCCTGCCCTGACAATGGAGAAAGAGCCTTTGAAATTGACTTCCCCTCCAGTATCCTACAGAGGTATGCTCAAACTAGAGGACCAATCTAGGaatacatcatcatccactcgAACAGACATGCAATTCAACTCACTTGTTAATCCTACAAATTCCAAGGTTGCTATCCCTCGGATTGCGTGCGCCCAGTCAGGAAACGCAGCCCTCCGTGCTAAGAGAGCATGTCTGGGATGCAGACAAAAAAAGGCCAAATGTGACGGCCGCCAACCATGTCATCGATGTGTCCTTTTCGATGCCGTTTGCGAGTACGCCGAGGGGAAGGAAGACAGAATCAAAAGGTAGGTTCTTCAACCCGGCTGTAGGTCCCTCGAGTAACAATTTTCAGACGCGTTTTagaacttgaagaacagATTGATGTGTACGATCAGTTGCTGCGGAGGTTACGATTCAAGGTAGATGTTCACGACCGAGAGGTGATCGATAGGGTTCTCAATCGGGTAGGCATATCCCTGCAATCATCTTATGCAATAATGCGCTGGCTAATACTATCCATAGTTCAGCCCTTCCTCGTTTCTGGACATGCGAGGTACCTTGGAGCGGGAAAAACCGATGGCCGGAGAGCAGGTGGCCAGTACCGAAACAATCGGCGAGCAAACCCGAGCGGGCGAATCAACATTAATATGGAACGCTCAATCGGTAAAAATCAGGTATAAGTCCCTTTAGCATAGGCGGCATAGGCTCACGTATAATGTGGCTCTCGTGCACATTGTCCAAACGGCACCACGCCATAACTGGTATGTTTCAGATACCAATATATGACTTCAAATTCTTACCAAGCGAGCATAACGAGCTCTTCTCATGTAGCTGTTATTTTTGCTCACTGTGGGACTGGCAAAGACTCTGTCAAATATTTAACATCCATGGTGCTACAGCCGAACAACTGGTCAATCAATATAACTAATATTAGCGGCCTGGTTGTGGCTAAGGTACGGAGAAACCAGCATCCGGGCCTCTCCAGGCTTGTGAATCATGTGACGTATGCTTATACTGCTAAGTAGGGAGTAAATTAAAAGCAAAACAGGTGCATTTTGGCAGGTACGAGACCAGCTATATACAATGGTAGACGCCACTAAATACAACTCTgcataaaaaaaaaggaagccGCAAAGCCAGGCTTCAGCGGATCATTGTACTCACATTGTAACGACTGCATCTAGACATCCTCGCATGCTATCATTGGAGACGCACCCTCTTTGAGCGACGCGGCGGTGGCACTGTAACGGTACCTTTGTCGAGCTCCAGCAGGCGCGGGTCGATATTTGCTGTCACAGAGCCGACAGAGGAAGCGGGAGTGCTAGTGCCTGACCGTCCACATGATTCCAGAGAAGCGTCTGTGCTGTCGATAGAGGAAGTATCGCTGCAAGTTAACAGAGGTCTGCTTGGGAGATGTTTTAATTTGATTCCGATATCATATGAGTGCACATCAACGGCATGCGCCAAGAATTCAGTAGCCTTTGCGAACTTAGGGACATTGCAGCAGGCCGACCAGGTACAGCTAATCCCCTCGTGCGCACGGGCGAGATGAAAATCAATGAGATGGCGACGGAGTGAATCTTTTCGCTTGGAAGGAAATTTATGTGGAGGCGGATTAGAAGCTGAACGACGTGACAAACCGCAACAGATAATGCAAACATCTGTTGGGCAGTCcagggcttcttcttcagaaggTGGTGATTCTTCCGACTCTTCACGTTCAGTTTCATCAGCCTTAGCGCCATCACTCACATCCCAGTTGATTTGGTTGCCTCGCCGGCTTGGTTCGCAGAGCTTCGAGAGCGCAACCATGTCCTTGGTAACCTGGATACGTCGTGCAAGTAGCTTATCCGCATCAAAACATTCCGCTTCAGGGCCATAGAAATTCTCCACCAGTCGCGCTCGCTCGGGAAAGACGTATTCTGGAATAGGAATATCCcagtcttcatcgtcggagtCGAGATCTTCACAACTTTCAGCATCAGACTGGCCAAGAAGTTGCTTGATCTGTCTGTCAACTTCGAGCACAGGCTCATTGTGAAAATATTCCTTTCTAGCTGTCTCGCGAGTATCCTTTGTCAGGTTCTTCCTTACCCGAGAGAGCTCTTTTTTAACTGCCTCATGTCTTTCATGCAGATGAGGGAATGACTCCCGAGCTTTCGCCACTGTACCAGCTAGCGatcgcatctcctcctttaGCTCCCTCTGCTCTCGTCTAAGCTCAAGGATTCTGGGGTCTCGACAAATAGCACGTTTCTGCTGGTCGGTAAGACCTGACGGGGCAAGGGGATCCCTCTTCCTGAGCATGCTTCCAGCAACCCGAAGCAGACCTTCCTGAGAGGGTCGGAGAAGCACGACATGCTGGAGATCGCGGCCGATAAACTGTGACTGGTAATGCCTCTCGAAAACCGCGTCGCCGGACTGGCCTAGCACTCTCTGCCGCTCCTGGCTTGTGAAGTTCCCTGTAAGGTCAAGTTAGATACAGTTTCAGGTTCTTTCGTTTTGCAGAGCCATCTTCCACGCGGGAGGACATACGATTAACTTCATTGGCAACCCAGCGCCGGTAGTTATAATGGCCAATATCGTCCTCAAACTTAGCATCTCGACCTAGTTCTTTGAGCGCTTGTCGACTTGAGTCGTACGTCATCGGCAATGACTTATGGAGCTCGTAGCCGTGCGGAGTGCGCTCAATACGTCGAAGGAGAGGGGTATCAaggatctcctccttccaccGGAGGGGAAGATCCTGTCGGCGCTTTGGAACTCGAAGCCGCCATATCAGCTCTGGAGTCAAGGGATTGACAAAAGCCCCATCGCGGAAAGCTAGTGAGATAATTTGGTTGATTGGGCAGTAAGCCAATTGGTAATCACCATGCATGAAGAATTTAGTTCTGAGGGAAAATAAAGTTAGCCTCAGCAGGTCAGCAACTAGCTGTCTATGGATCTGCTATGGATCCGCTTACCCGTCAGCGCCTTCTGGCCGGCCTTTGAGGTTGCGAAACTCAATGATGGCACAAAGGACATCACGCTTGCTATCGGGGTCTTTAAGAATGAAGAGCTCAATATCGCGGTAGCAGACTGAATCTGGAAGATCGTCGGCCGAAACGTGTTTGGGAAGGTCACTCTGAAAAGTCTGCTCGCGTTTGCGTTTGCCCAGGGATGACTTATGGCCAGTCTGGGAAGCTTTCTGAGGAAGCAGTACACCCGGTCGCGTTCCAGTGATGGCAGACCAGAGTTGCACTACGGCAAATTGGATAATCATACTCCCGTGACGGAAAAATCTCGAATATATCCAGTGCTGGCGATATAAGATGCAGAAGACATTAACGTCAAGggtgtccttcttcttcataCGTCTGGGGATCTTTCGCTCTGCGGGGAATACTTTATTCAGGAACTAACGCCGATGTTAATGGTGGAGCTGCTGGGACCAAGAACGAAACAACGTACTCGTCGCATCTGTTCATAGACGTTGCCATTCAGACGGCGCCGTGCAAACAGACCAAAGTATTGGCAAAGCCGTCGCCAGTACTCATCGTACGACTGAAGAAGCTTCTGTCGTGAGGTCCTGTACATCCAATCGAAGAAATTCATGTAAATTGTTTGGTCCTCCAGGAGTAAATACTCCACGTAGTCCTCCTTTGAATGGATGCAAAATCTGTCGACGGTACGTTAAGGATGTACGATCCCTGCAGCAATCTGAGAAAGCGCGTACGTACCTTCGCCAGTATCTTTCGACCACTGCAAGACCTTCCAATGTCTTGGGTTTGAAGTTCGGGGGTAGCCATCCAATGCTGCGAAAATGCTCGAGTCTGGCTCGGGTCTCTTCACAGAGGATCGGGTCGGTCCAGTATTGATGCTCATTGGGATCTgcaggagggagaggaggcggTGACATCAAGATAAGCTGATCCAAATATAAGAGAAAGCTGATTGTTTTCTGCAGTGATTCGAGCAGCGATCGCCTGGCGGATTGATTTGGAAGGCGTCAAGGTGGGAGGAAGGCGCGAGAGTGcgagggaggaaagaaaggagtGAGGATGGCCGGCATTTTATAGAGCACATGGGCAATCTGCTTGAATTCGAGGGAGCTGGATctggctgctgaggaggcCATTGTCGGCGTCACTAATGGTCGTGAATTGAAACCGAGCGAGTTCTCGCTGAGGATTGTCTCCTCAGGACGGTGACTAAAACAATGCTTGGCGGGTGCAGAATAGTGGTGTGTAGCACGTGCTTGAGTGCTAAAGCGGCGGCTCGCAGAGGGAAAATACAGGTGGAAATGCGGCCGTTTATGGCCTCAGTAGCTGTCATTTTCGGCGTCGATTTCACAGGTCCCCATATTCTAGTTGTAAGTTTTGGCGTGCCCAGATACTCTCACATCGAACTGCAGCACTCCAAACGGAGCCCAGCTGTTTGACTCTGGTTACAATCCACTAGTACTCTAGTCATAAAATATTCAAGCTTCCAGATCTATTCTATCGATACTGAGACTCCTAGACTATTCCTGGCGTTCGCCTCGTTGCAAGCGGAGGTCCTTTTGTAGATCGGGTCTCCTTTGATGTCCCCATCATCGGCCAGGAGTTCCTGCTGGATGGCTCTAGTAATAGTGGTATATGTGATTTGGGAGGGGTTTCAAGACATGACGGACAACTGGTGAAACGTGTCAGGTGTGCGTCATGGGTTGAGGTCTAATGGCAACAATGAGCTATATAAGATTGTAGATGCAGGACCTGACTTATGTCTGATTCTGAGCGTAATGGGATAAGCGCGAGGCATGGTTGAGATGAAGGGTGATCCCGGCGAGAAAATATGAGTTCCCAACCTGGCGACTGTTGTCATGATATAGCTCAGACGCATGCAAATTCTGATTTTCTGTCTAAGATAATCTGTGAAAAACCGGGGAAATCATGTTTTAGACAGGCGCTCATTCTTTACAACGGTCTCATCTAGCTAGCTTCATCATGCTTAAGATATGTGTAGTATGCTGAAGCTATGATCAttcaaaagaaaaggggaaaaagagCTTGGTCAAGATATGAATATAACAGAGAGAAGTGGATGTGGTATGTTGTTAACTAAACAATTGCTGAAATATGCTCAGGCCTGATATTCAGAGTTTCGAAAGAAAACAAGGTCCAGAAGCTATATACTGTGtaaacaaaggaaagaataTATAGAGGATAGAAGGTGCGGACATTGTCCCGCAGACAAGTGTCTGATGCTTGACGGCCCTGAGGCCTGTCAGGGTTTGTAATAATGTAGTGCCGCTGGCTTCCTCCCGCGGCCTATGCACTGCATACTGAACCATCTTCTATTTCAGTGCTCATCTGGGCTTGAGGAGTCGCTGTCCCTATGCCGCAGCTATGGGTGTTCTCTGTCATCGATTATCGGTGCAAATCTGGCACTGCTGTCCAAGGTATGATTATTGGGTTTGCACTGTTGGATGGCAGCAATCTCTCTCCTTGACACCATCATTGTCTATGTGCAATCAATCGATGCACTTTAGACTCGCGATCGGGGTCAACTCGTCGATCTGGCAGAATCTGGAGGTGTGGGGTCTATGTCTTGGACGTTGTAGGTACTAAGCACAGTGCCGAGTCCATCTTGGACCTTTATTCTTGCCATTGTTGGGTCAGACGCGCATACGGCTGTGTAATTTGATCGCGTTGTCTTTTAATGGCGATGAGTACGGTGGGGCGGGAAGTCGGATGTGGATGGATGGGGGTGTTATCGTCTTGCAGATTACGGGTAGCAAATCGGTATCAAGGAGTGGTGCCGATACGGGCACAGGAATGACGTCGCCGACCGTTGAGGATCGTTGATAGATATTCGACGCGGTGTTGAGATGATTTAAGCGTTGTCTTCGAGTGTGTTTGGTTCAATCAATTGACATAGACCATAACCGCAAACGACATCAGGCAAAAGCACAGCGGAATGTAGACCTTGCGGTCCACACCCATGTCCGTGCTGGTGAGTGACGAGGCCGACGAAGAGGGGACGGAGCGGCTTGGGTTTCTGTGTGTGGACGATCTGGTAGATTTCTGGGCCATGGTTTGGATTTAATGAGCATAGACAGATTATTTGAGGTTAAAGTatgtgaagaagaagcagacgaagaaggagaagaagatagaggaagagaaggaggggcTATGGAGATGGGATAGATTCAACGTGGCGGTGATGATCAACCCAACAAACATTGCGGAGTACATGCTCCGTCTCAAAACAATCATTTCCCAACAAATCAGACTGGAATGTTTGGCCTTGTGATTCGATCAGCTGACTAAGACTGCGCCTTACTAAGGCAGAGAGGCAACTGATCGGCTGGTTTGTTCCTGATGGTTGATCCAACAAGAATGGCGGGGTGAGTGTGGCTGCAGCCAAGGCACCTGCCACAAAGCCATGTGCGAGTGAGAGGTCGTGCCTCAAGTTTACTCGAGTTTACAGATCTGTCCCTCAACCTTGAGGCTGGGGTTCGATTCCACCTCAGGagggttttttttttgtcgTGGCCGCCCTTTGTTAGTTTTTGTATATGTCTGGGCTTGCCTCTTGCCAATGATCACAGGAGCATTTTGACTGGTTCTCAGTGTCCGGGGACAGGCCCACGGCAATAGTAGCCTGCTGATGTTTCAGACTGGAGGAACGTACATGTACCTATCCAAATGACAAGTGACTGATATTTCCCTCCAGTTAGACAATTGGCCGTAGATTATCCGTGGAATTCCCCTTAATCTATTCGCCCAGCCTCACAATGACCACATACAACATCGTCTTCCGTGCCACCTTTCATTTCCTGGGGGCTTGGGATGGTACTGTGCAATTTCCCCGTCATGGTGATTCTTActattgttgttgttgttgctgcttttATTATTTACAACCTTCTCATCGGTGAAACATTGTGACATCCTGAAAAGTATTACTAACAAGCAAGCTCTTGTACCTCTACAGCAGTACTCCATATGTGATAGGAGATAATGGAGAGGGGTATATTGAATGGAAGTTAGGATCTTTGATTCTCAAGGCCTGAAAATTGTGCTCAACGTTTCTCCACCTGGCAACCCACATCGTGATCATTCCGTGGCTCAGGACTGGCGACTTTGCAGATGCGCTGTCCGCGGATTGCGCATTCCCTTCgatcatgatgatgagagaTCAACCGATCGTCTGTCGATTCCTTCTCCATGAGTTAATTTGCACTGTATCCTCAGACATAGTATGATCGAACTTGATATATGACTATCATCTGTGGCAACTGAATCCAAGGATGAAAAATTTTCAGTGTGTCTGACCGACTAAAATTATCTCTGCCAGAGACATACTAATACCTAATGGTTAATCGCTATCTACGGAGGAGACGATACTACCCTGTGAGACACCCGGACAATATGATTATCTTAGTAGGCTGTACTAGATGGACAACACTAGGCCAAAGTTCGCCTAGACCAGGAgatttctcctcttctgTCGGCAACACAAGTTCGTGTGTGTTTGTGTGGGTGCAACCAGGGACCGGGCCAAACCACACCCGGACTAGGAAAGTACTTAGTTATCCTCACGTGGTGGTGCCTTTCTGTGGTGTGTGAGATATCGCATCGCGGCTCAAACAACTTTCCCCCCTCATTTCCAAATAGGTAACTCGCTGCCGCGCTGCTCGCTTACAGTTGCATCTTACTGTGGGCCAAGTGAACTTGCTTTGCTCGGTCAGTCTGTCAGGCAGAGTCAGACACACCTTAGTAGAATTCTTGCGTTTCTAAAATTTCTCCCGGCCGAACTTGGGCACATTCATGCTCACTCCAGTCACAAGTGTTACCACTCATGGCAGAACAAAAGACCGTGGCTGAGGTCATCTTGCGCCTATCATCGTGGGCTGATACCGTGCAGGATGGAGCCTTCTCCAGTTTTGTGATCCACCGGACCGGGGTGTCGGCTGGCCCCTCCATCATCCGATCAATCACCGTGTCTGACCACTTTCATCCCGTTAATGCAAGCTGACCTGTGAGCACTCAGTTCCTACCTTAGACACCCCGAGTCTGAGACAGCGCGCTGGGTCATCAACCAGAGGACAGAGCTAAGATCCTACAGTCCCAATCGGAGGCGATGTCTCGACTCGGTGGCAGGGTAAAACCCGACTAATAATACCATGGCTCCATAGCGACGACCCTACTATCTATAGTCCGTGGCCTTATGGCTCTGAGTTTCGATCGATCCATGGCGCATATTCAGCCTTCCCAGTAGACTCGAGCTAGCTCACGGCTGCCTCCCCTTTAATCCACTGGGACTGGCGAGTATTTACTGCTGTCCAGCCCCCCCCCGTCCTTCTATCAATGTAATCATCTCATACCTCTGTTCTCTGTGACGAGCTTCCTGTCGTTTTCTGAAGGGTTAAATCATTCATTTTCAGTCGTTACTTTCAAAAGTCTTGAcatatcatcatctgctatacagttctcttccttgacaaAACGCTCCTTTATCCTGCGTAGCGCAGACATGTATTTCAAGTACACAGCAGCAGCCCTAGCTGCGGTGCTCCCTCTTTGCTCTGCACAGACTTGGTCAAAGTGCAATCCCCTTGAGAGTGAGTGTTTTCATACCGACATATGATATACATCAGCTTATCTAACGATTGTTTTGCAGAGACCTGCCCGCCCAACAAGGGTCTTGCTGCATCCACTTACACCGCCGACTTCACCTCAGCTTCAGCTTTGGATCAATGGGAAGTCACTGCAGGCAAAGTTCCCGTTGGCCCACAGGGCGCCGAGTTCACTGTCGCTAAGCAAGGCGACGCACCTACCATTGACACCGACTtctacttcttcttcggaaaGGCCGAAGTGGTGATGAAGGCCGCTCCTGGCACAGGTGTTGTTAGCAGCATCGTCCTGGAGTCGGATGATCTGGATGAGGTTGACTGGGTAAGCCTGCTTGTCTATCATGTGTTCGTCTTGAGCCGGACTTAACGAAAGCGCAGGAAGTATTGGGCGGTGACACCACTCAGGTTCAGACAAACTACTTTGGCAAAGGAGACACCACCACATATGACCGAGGCACTTACGTGCCCGTTGCCACTCCTCAGGAGACTTTCCACACCTACACCATCGACTGGACCAAGGATGCCGTTACCTGGTCTATTGACGGTGCGGTCGTGCGTACGCTCACGTACAACGATGCCAAGGGTGGCACTCGCTTCCCTCAGACTCCTATGCGCCTGAGACTTGGCAGCTGGGCCGGCGGCGACCCCAGCAACCCCAAGGGCACCATCGAGTGGGCCGGTGGCTTGACCGACTACAGCGCGGGACCGTACACCATGTACGTCAAGTCCGTCCGTATCGAGAACGCCAACCCCGCCGAGTCCTACACCTACTCGGACAACTCTGGCTCTTGGCAGAGCATCAAGTTCGACGGCTCCGTCGatatctcctccagctcttccgtgacctcctccaccaccagcaccgccagCTCCGCCAGCTCTACCTCGAGCAAGACCCCTTCCACCTCCACCCTGGCCACTTCCACCAAGGCGACTCCCACCCCGTCTGGAACCAGCTCCGGCTCTAACTCGAGCTCCAGCGCGGAACCTACTACCACCGGCGGCaccggcagcagcaacaccgGCTctggctccggctccggctctggctctggctctaGCTCTAGCACGGGCTCCTCCACTAGCGCCGGAGCCTCCGCCACCCCCGAGCTCTCCCAGGGCGCCGCCGGCTCCATCAAGGGCTCGGTCACCGCCTGCGCTCTGGTGTTCGGCGCCGTCGCTGCCGTGTTGGCATTCTAAACAAAATGACGATTTTGGTTTAATGCACGATACACATCATGAAGGGGACGTCAGAACTATACATTTCGGCATCGGGGTTTCGCCATCGTTTGGAGTATGACTACTCCATCGTTCTTATTGATTTCATTCTATGCCCATACCTATTTCTTATACCCCGTACATACAACATGCAACATGTTACATATTTAATGAAAGTACGCTATTGTTCTGGTCTGGGGATTTGTTTGCTCTGTGACTTGGGTTCCTCTGTCGTAGATATTTCAATTTGAGATATGAATTATAGATCGTCAATCATAACAGTATGGATGTAACGCAGCTTGTCTACTGCCTTGCATCGCGCAAACTCTGGAAATTTCATTCGTATACTCGTCTCGAACATTAAGTTGCTGGTGCGATGCTATGCCATGTCTTTATACCAtattccctttcttcctttgcAGGTTCTGCAGATCGATATATAATCTGCGAACTCGATCAGCTACAGGCCGATGGTGATGTGTCGCCTGCCGAAGAAAGTCGGATATCTGCGTCTCAGACGCTGGAgtctcatcctcttcagtaCGCACGGGTGACGCCCTGCCGGTAAACGGCACGATCGTCTCGATGAACGCCCAGAGACCTTTACTCTGGCCGTTGCGAGGCTCGTTCCCCGCGGCCTTCGCGAAGTCGCCAAAGGAGGGACGGGCGCGCATCTCCCTCTGCACAATCTCCCGGATAGAGTCGAGATGGTCGTCCAGCGTGGCAAAGTCCCCGCACAGCGCCTCGGCCTTGGACTGCATGCGTGAAGTGAGCTGGTCGAGGTACGCTTCCCGCCGGGCGAGTTGGGTCGAGAGTCTGGCGTCCTGCGCGACGGAGCGGCTGCCGCCTCGGCCTCTGCCTGTGCCGGTGGTGTCGTCGGTGGCTGCGGTTGCGACGAGGCTGTCCATTGCGGAGTTGATGTCTGCTTTCAGTGAGGCGAACTTGTCCGTCGCTGTGCGGGCGGCTTGGGTGCAGCCGGCGAATTCGAGGTCGAGTTCGTGTTTGGTGGCCGGGTAGGCCTTCTTGAGATTCGCGTGGAGGCTGCGGAGGAGGGGCTCCGTTTGTTGCAAGGTGGGCTGTAGGGTAGACATTTGGGTGAGGGTTGTGTTGAAGAGGCTTTCAAGGCGGGATTGGGAGGTTAGGAGGGAGTTGGGGTGGGACTGCATTTGGGGGTTGGTGGATGGGGGTTGTGGGTAAGGTGGGATGCAGCTCGCTGGATAGAGGGCTGATACTGTTCCGATGCTGCAGAGGGTTTGATATTGCTGGACAAGCTCCGGTAAAATGAGAAGGTGGGAGATTGCCGCcatgaggaggaggttgatcaATGGTCTGATGTATCTTTCTATGCGCGCAGACGTAGATGCTGTTCCCGAGCTGTTTGGCACgatcttttctccttctgatTTGCCCGCTGTCGTAGAAGTTGCTGAGCTCAACGCTTCAGACTCTCGCTTCTT
The DNA window shown above is from Aspergillus fumigatus Af293 chromosome 1, whole genome shotgun sequence and carries:
- a CDS encoding thioredoxin domain protein, translated to MQSIIVESRAVRKLVPCSFPAYGKDLMLWIEYSDKVRCGTQYMADEEYKLKVELSVEPVVVTFLSTVDDKCGAVASNIEELSGEFTTIKFYYVDVGKHAMLSRALSNRELPIVVFVKNGTDFLSLTSDVSLSSIREGLQALQTEYCKPLALHR
- a CDS encoding Zn(II)2Cys6 transcription factor domain-containing protein — protein: MQFNSLVNPTNSKVAIPRIACAQSGNAALRAKRACLGCRQKKAKCDGRQPCHRCVLFDAVCEYAEGKEDRIKRRVLELEEQIDVYDQLLRRLRFKVDVHDREVIDRVLNRPFLVSGHARYLGAGKTDGRRAGGQYRNNRRANPSGRININMERSIGKNQV
- a CDS encoding DUF3435 domain-containing protein, yielding MSPPPLPPADPNEHQYWTDPILCEETRARLEHFRSIGWLPPNFKPKTLEGLAVVERYWRRFCIHSKEDYVEYLLLEDQTIYMNFFDWMYRTSRQKLLQSYDEYWRRLCQYFGLFARRRLNGNVYEQMRRFLNKVFPAERKIPRRMKKKDTLDVNVFCILYRQHWIYSRFFRHGSMIIQFAVVQLWSAITGTRPGVLLPQKASQTGHKSSLGKRKREQTFQSDLPKHVSADDLPDSVCYRDIELFILKDPDSKRDVLCAIIEFRNLKGRPEGADGTKFFMHGDYQLAYCPINQIISLAFRDGAFVNPLTPELIWRLRVPKRRQDLPLRWKEEILDTPLLRRIERTPHGYELHKSLPMTYDSSRQALKELGRDAKFEDDIGHYNYRRWVANEVNRNFTSQERQRVLGQSGDAVFERHYQSQFIGRDLQHVVLLRPSQEGLLRVAGSMLRKRDPLAPSGLTDQQKRAICRDPRILELRREQRELKEEMRSLAGTVAKARESFPHLHERHEAVKKELSRVRKNLTKDTRETARKEYFHNEPVLEVDRQIKQLLGQSDAESCEDLDSDDEDWDIPIPEYVFPERARLVENFYGPEAECFDADKLLARRIQVTKDMVALSKLCEPSRRGNQINWDVSDGAKADETEREESEESPPSEEEALDCPTDVCIICCGLSRRSASNPPPHKFPSKRKDSLRRHLIDFHLARAHEGISCTWSACCNVPKFAKATEFLAHAVDVHSYDIGIKLKHLPSRPLLTCSDTSSIDSTDASLESCGRSGTSTPASSVGSVTANIDPRLLELDKGTVTVPPPRRSKRVRLQ
- the aspf9 gene encoding glycoside hydrolase family 16 protein, encoding MYFKYTAAALAAVLPLCSAQTWSKCNPLEKTCPPNKGLAASTYTADFTSASALDQWEVTAGKVPVGPQGAEFTVAKQGDAPTIDTDFYFFFGKAEVVMKAAPGTGVVSSIVLESDDLDEVDWEVLGGDTTQVQTNYFGKGDTTTYDRGTYVPVATPQETFHTYTIDWTKDAVTWSIDGAVVRTLTYNDAKGGTRFPQTPMRLRLGSWAGGDPSNPKGTIEWAGGLTDYSAGPYTMYVKSVRIENANPAESYTYSDNSGSWQSIKFDGSVDISSSSSVTSSTTSTASSASSTSSKTPSTSTLATSTKATPTPSGTSSGSNSSSSAEPTTTGGTGSSNTGSGSGSGSGSGSSSSTGSSTSAGASATPELSQGAAGSIKGSVTACALVFGAVAAVLAF